In Thiovibrio frasassiensis, one DNA window encodes the following:
- a CDS encoding MerR family transcriptional regulator: MRCQTNPSVYRISAAAEILALHPRTLRNYEKAGLVTPSRKGKWRYYSLDDIAWIRCLFKMIHGGITIASIGKLLHYAPCWEVGECDGEKRNQCPVYQRRSRESR; this comes from the coding sequence ATGCGATGCCAAACCAACCCTTCAGTGTACCGGATTTCCGCGGCGGCCGAGATACTGGCCCTGCACCCGCGCACCTTGCGCAATTACGAAAAAGCAGGGCTTGTCACCCCGAGCCGCAAGGGGAAATGGCGGTATTACAGCCTCGATGATATCGCCTGGATCAGGTGCCTTTTCAAAATGATCCACGGCGGCATCACCATTGCCTCCATCGGCAAGCTCCTGCATTATGCCCCATGTTGGGAGGTGGGTGAATGCGACGGGGAAAAGCGCAACCAATGTCCGGTTTATCAGCGGCGCAGCAGAGAGTCTCGCTGA
- a CDS encoding 50S ribosomal protein L11 methyltransferase — protein sequence MLRPPYTHYNRLYTYHLDLKDIPAIDDPDLIGTWIEDDTAILFFHRPKERLVQKLCEASGATIIYEADLDYTDWEAGREISTFTLDGFTVAPVWEKGAADISLDPSVIFGSGFHPSTRLCLEGLLKYARSPEISINTALDLGCGTGLLAISAAKQGVGRIIACDNNRLACQVARANCETNGVAGQVTVRETDLRRQCPDTRVDLVMANLYKGLMLELFGNPDFWQAKLYLLSGFISGMEEELLAALPQEGITFLERRRNDRWCSWALLRQ from the coding sequence ATGCTCCGCCCGCCCTATACCCATTACAACCGCCTCTACACCTACCATCTCGACCTCAAGGATATTCCGGCCATCGATGATCCGGATCTCATCGGCACCTGGATCGAGGACGACACCGCCATCCTCTTTTTCCACCGGCCCAAGGAACGGCTGGTGCAAAAACTCTGCGAGGCCTCTGGGGCCACAATTATTTATGAGGCGGATTTGGATTATACGGATTGGGAGGCGGGGCGGGAAATTTCCACCTTCACGCTGGACGGCTTCACCGTGGCCCCGGTCTGGGAAAAAGGGGCGGCGGATATCTCGCTGGACCCAAGCGTTATCTTCGGAAGCGGCTTCCACCCCTCCACCCGCCTCTGCCTGGAAGGGCTGCTCAAATATGCGCGCAGCCCGGAAATCTCCATCAATACCGCCCTGGACTTGGGGTGCGGCACCGGATTGCTGGCCATTTCTGCGGCAAAACAAGGGGTGGGCCGAATTATCGCCTGCGACAACAACCGACTGGCCTGCCAGGTGGCCCGCGCCAACTGTGAGACCAACGGGGTGGCGGGCCAGGTTACCGTGCGGGAGACGGATCTGCGTCGGCAATGCCCGGACACCCGGGTGGATCTGGTGATGGCCAATCTCTATAAGGGATTGATGCTTGAGCTGTTTGGAAATCCAGATTTCTGGCAGGCAAAACTCTACCTGCTCTCCGGCTTCATCTCCGGGATGGAAGAGGAACTGCTGGCAGCCCTGCCGCAAGAAGGGATTACCTTTCTGGAAAGAAGGCGCAACGACCGCTGGTGCTCCTGGGCCCTGTTGCGCCAATAA
- a CDS encoding DUF748 domain-containing protein, with the protein MIRVTTTPKPRDRFGSIPIRGGKPENSFSSHPHLPRRRKNFFLWTWLKRLVTLLLILTLLLGFGSPLLVPYLASTLLAEALSSSLNRSVTIPRGEFNPISCTLTLHHLIVGPNRSRANDPVDPLLSAEKTTIAFAPKRVLEGELAFTLSAEHCFLHLVRQQDGNYNTGQAMADLLTSAAVIPLRFSCKTVAISDSRLVFDDAQSGKTHRGEDISLLISSGATGSAPASPFRLQATLNGIPISQDDTTGLTANPGQAPAPAEAESEEGQPATPDDPAAKATEAIALVRDLSQAGRQYLQNPIKPPVVPRPAIPIAH; encoded by the coding sequence ATGATACGTGTTACCACTACCCCAAAGCCTCGAGACAGATTCGGCTCCATCCCCATTCGCGGCGGCAAGCCGGAAAACAGCTTTTCTTCGCACCCGCATCTGCCCCGCCGCCGAAAGAATTTTTTTCTCTGGACCTGGCTGAAACGACTCGTAACCCTGCTTTTGATCTTGACGCTCCTCCTTGGGTTTGGCAGCCCGCTGTTGGTTCCCTACCTGGCCTCCACCCTTCTGGCCGAAGCGCTCTCCTCCTCCCTCAATCGTTCGGTGACCATTCCCAGAGGGGAATTCAACCCAATTTCCTGCACCCTGACCCTGCACCATCTCATTGTCGGACCAAACCGTTCCCGAGCCAATGACCCGGTGGATCCACTGCTCTCAGCGGAAAAAACGACCATCGCTTTTGCGCCCAAACGAGTACTGGAGGGAGAACTCGCATTCACTCTGAGCGCCGAACACTGCTTTCTGCACCTGGTACGCCAACAGGACGGCAACTACAACACAGGCCAGGCAATGGCGGATCTCCTGACCTCCGCGGCGGTAATTCCTCTGCGTTTTTCCTGTAAAACCGTTGCCATCAGCGACAGCCGTCTCGTTTTTGACGATGCGCAGTCCGGCAAAACCCATCGGGGTGAGGATATCTCCCTGCTTATCTCCTCCGGCGCCACTGGGTCCGCCCCGGCCAGCCCCTTCCGCCTCCAGGCGACACTCAACGGGATCCCGATCAGCCAGGATGACACCACGGGCCTGACCGCCAATCCCGGTCAAGCACCTGCCCCTGCTGAAGCCGAAAGCGAAGAAGGCCAGCCAGCCACGCCTGATGACCCGGCAGCGAAAGCAACAGAGGCCATCGCCCTGGTCCGGGATCTCAGCCAAGCAGGCAGACAATACCTGCAAAACCCCATTAAGCCGCCGGTCGTGCCCCGACCGGCAATACCCATTGCCCACTGA
- a CDS encoding lysophospholipid acyltransferase family protein: protein MLTFLRGVLVLVFAPILTGMVSIVAIVMILIFRRSAADVQFLPRALGRIVARLGGVSVSMHGAALLEQGRPYIFAANHQSQFDILALQGYLGCDFRWLAKLELFQIPIFGKAMQLAGYIPVDRAHGRKALKSLDEAARRIADGTSVIIFPEGTRSPDGRLGEFKPGAMVLAIKSGVPLVPVAILGTHQVLPKGRLLARPGRVEIRVGAPIATSEYTVKQKQELAERLQGKVAELLEAEAGAHAAPRKEARQLKIRPAVVLDDVGKSRREYHGKIKVLVGILLFAGILGGLGVICDWAQAPIFTETAFVLFVAAGFAFVYYMEKLKEYKAIDASEQAKIAELAQEYREVAEYWQKVADSGRELVAAEYEAILAFADAKGGGPGCQGE from the coding sequence GTGCTTACTTTTTTACGAGGGGTTCTGGTTCTGGTGTTCGCCCCCATACTCACCGGGATGGTCAGCATCGTGGCCATTGTCATGATTCTCATCTTCCGGCGGTCGGCGGCCGATGTGCAGTTTCTCCCCCGGGCTTTGGGGAGGATTGTCGCCCGGCTTGGCGGCGTTTCCGTCAGCATGCACGGCGCGGCTCTCCTTGAACAGGGAAGACCGTATATCTTTGCCGCCAATCACCAGAGTCAGTTCGACATCTTGGCGCTTCAGGGCTATCTGGGCTGCGATTTCCGTTGGCTGGCCAAGCTGGAGCTTTTCCAGATACCCATCTTCGGCAAGGCCATGCAGCTGGCCGGCTATATTCCGGTGGACCGGGCCCATGGCCGCAAGGCGCTCAAGAGTCTGGACGAGGCGGCCCGCCGCATTGCCGACGGGACTTCGGTCATTATCTTCCCCGAGGGGACGAGAAGTCCCGATGGCAGGCTGGGGGAGTTTAAGCCCGGGGCCATGGTCCTGGCCATCAAGTCTGGGGTGCCGTTGGTGCCGGTGGCCATTCTCGGCACCCATCAGGTTCTGCCCAAGGGGCGGTTGCTGGCCAGGCCAGGCAGGGTGGAGATCCGGGTAGGCGCACCCATTGCCACCAGTGAATATACGGTCAAGCAGAAGCAGGAGCTGGCGGAACGGTTGCAGGGCAAAGTCGCGGAATTGCTGGAGGCTGAGGCGGGAGCGCACGCTGCGCCAAGAAAAGAAGCGAGGCAGTTGAAGATCAGGCCTGCCGTGGTGTTGGATGATGTTGGCAAAAGTCGCCGGGAATACCACGGGAAGATAAAGGTGTTGGTCGGGATCCTGCTCTTTGCCGGGATCCTGGGGGGGCTTGGTGTCATCTGCGATTGGGCGCAGGCGCCCATTTTTACGGAGACGGCCTTTGTCCTTTTTGTTGCCGCCGGGTTTGCCTTTGTCTATTACATGGAAAAACTGAAGGAGTATAAGGCGATTGACGCCAGCGAGCAGGCCAAGATCGCGGAGTTAGCCCAAGAGTATCGGGAGGTTGCCGAATATTGGCAGAAGGTTGCCGACAGCGGCAGAGAGCTGGTTGCCGCGGAATATGAGGCGATCCTTGCCTTTGCGGATGCGAAAGGCGGGGGACCGGGGTGCCAGGGCGAGTAG
- a CDS encoding S66 peptidase family protein, with product MNATLKPILAAPLKKGDTIGIIAPAGPVRNETDFSGGLKLLTDLGFKTRYRSDILRHHDYLAGTDQERLSEFHELWRDPEVQAILAVRGGYGCLRLLPDLDFDLIRQQPKMFIGFSDLTVLLSEIQQKTGLITFHGPMLTTLARSDRDSQEGFFDLLTGRPRTEIKTTGLEILKGGQATGRLLAGNLTSLVHLLGTPFEPEWRDTILVLEDIGEAPYRIDRLLTHLWAAGKLEQIAGLVLGDFDQCGDREAIWQRALDLLAHRAIPIWGNFPCGHGSRNLILPLGAQAQLDSSSGRLTILDQLVR from the coding sequence ATGAACGCAACACTTAAGCCCATCCTCGCCGCCCCCCTGAAAAAAGGGGATACCATCGGGATTATCGCCCCGGCCGGACCGGTGCGCAACGAAACCGATTTCAGCGGTGGCTTGAAGCTTCTCACCGATCTTGGCTTTAAAACCAGATACCGGAGCGACATCCTCCGGCACCACGATTACCTGGCCGGCACCGACCAGGAACGGTTGAGCGAGTTCCACGAACTCTGGCGCGACCCGGAGGTCCAGGCCATCCTGGCGGTGCGCGGCGGCTATGGCTGCCTGCGGCTCTTGCCGGACCTGGACTTCGACCTTATCCGTCAGCAGCCGAAAATGTTCATCGGTTTTTCCGACCTTACCGTCTTGCTCTCCGAAATCCAGCAGAAAACCGGACTCATCACCTTCCACGGCCCCATGCTCACCACCTTAGCCCGGAGCGACCGCGATTCGCAGGAGGGGTTTTTCGACCTGCTCACCGGCAGACCGAGGACGGAGATTAAAACAACGGGGCTGGAAATCCTTAAAGGGGGCCAGGCAACGGGGAGACTTTTAGCCGGCAACCTGACCAGTCTGGTCCACCTGCTGGGCACCCCCTTTGAGCCGGAGTGGCGGGATACTATTTTGGTCCTGGAGGACATCGGCGAAGCGCCCTACCGCATCGACCGGCTGCTCACCCATCTCTGGGCCGCCGGCAAACTGGAACAGATCGCCGGGCTTGTCCTGGGAGATTTTGACCAATGCGGCGACCGGGAAGCCATCTGGCAGCGGGCCCTTGACCTGCTGGCCCATCGAGCCATCCCGATCTGGGGCAATTTCCCCTGCGGCCACGGCAGCAGAAACCTGATCCTGCCCCTGGGCGCCCAGGCACAACTCGACTCTTCCAGCGGCCGGCTCACCATCCTCGATCAGCTGGTGCGCTAA
- a CDS encoding type III pantothenate kinase, translating to MLLAVDIGNTHMVIGVFSGPSLRCHWRVKTDKGSTVDELAAIFHTLFTMEGLQFNDISDTIISSVVPSMQAAWAAFATRYLHTAPLVVGGDTVLTTMQVLIDNPAEIGADRLVNAVAAYDRFKCPLIVVDFGTAITWDCVSGAGEYLGGAIAPGLSIAMEALGSRTAKLPQVDISTAPDAPIGTNTVAAIKSGILFGYGGMVDGLIRRLREQMAPELPQTVATGGMAALIAPYTTSLDHVDPMLTLNGLRLLHERNT from the coding sequence ATGCTGCTGGCGGTTGATATTGGCAATACCCACATGGTGATCGGCGTTTTCTCCGGCCCGTCGCTTCGCTGCCACTGGCGGGTAAAAACCGACAAAGGCAGTACGGTGGATGAACTGGCCGCCATTTTCCATACCCTTTTTACCATGGAAGGGCTCCAATTCAACGATATTTCCGATACGATCATTTCCAGCGTGGTCCCTTCGATGCAGGCCGCCTGGGCGGCCTTTGCCACCCGATACCTGCACACTGCTCCGCTGGTGGTCGGCGGCGATACGGTGCTGACCACCATGCAGGTCCTCATCGACAACCCCGCGGAAATCGGAGCCGACCGACTGGTCAATGCCGTGGCGGCCTACGACCGGTTTAAGTGTCCCCTCATTGTCGTTGATTTTGGCACGGCCATCACCTGGGACTGCGTTTCCGGAGCAGGAGAATATCTGGGCGGCGCCATCGCCCCCGGCTTGTCCATTGCCATGGAGGCCTTGGGCAGCCGCACGGCCAAACTGCCCCAGGTTGACATCTCCACCGCGCCTGATGCCCCCATCGGCACCAATACCGTGGCGGCAATCAAGTCGGGCATCCTCTTCGGCTATGGCGGCATGGTGGACGGCCTGATCCGACGATTGCGGGAGCAAATGGCCCCGGAACTGCCCCAGACCGTGGCAACCGGCGGCATGGCCGCCCTCATCGCCCCGTACACCACCAGCCTCGATCATGTTGATCCCATGCTCACCCTCAACGGCCTGCGACTGCTCCATGAACGCAACACTTAA
- the cutA gene encoding divalent-cation tolerance protein CutA has translation MNEYIQVATTVGSAEEAGAIATLLLEKRLAACVQVVGPMTSHYWWQGKIETAAEYLCLAKSRGALYSDIEAAIKEIHPYEIPEIIAMPIIAGSKDYLAWVAAEVREHA, from the coding sequence ATGAACGAATACATCCAGGTCGCCACCACGGTCGGTTCCGCGGAGGAAGCCGGGGCCATTGCCACGCTGCTGCTCGAGAAGCGGCTGGCCGCCTGTGTTCAGGTGGTGGGTCCCATGACCAGTCATTATTGGTGGCAGGGGAAGATCGAAACGGCCGCTGAATATCTCTGCCTTGCCAAAAGCCGCGGCGCGCTTTATTCTGATATTGAAGCGGCGATCAAGGAGATCCATCCCTACGAGATCCCGGAGATTATTGCCATGCCGATAATTGCCGGGAGCAAGGATTATTTGGCCTGGGTGGCTGCCGAGGTCCGGGAGCACGCGTGA
- a CDS encoding YqaA family protein — MDIFFNHQGYLALFLLSFLASTLVPLGSEWLLVALLLNGHPLVLSVGVATAGNTLGACATHGIGLYGGSFLLGRVLRVSESARLRAERIFARYGSWSLFFSWLPIIGDPLCLVSGILKVRFGFFFALVLSGKLLRYLCVGLLTLQAVS, encoded by the coding sequence ATGGATATTTTTTTCAACCATCAGGGCTATCTGGCCCTGTTTCTCTTGAGTTTTCTCGCTTCCACTCTTGTGCCGCTCGGCTCGGAGTGGCTTCTTGTTGCCCTACTGCTCAACGGGCACCCTCTCGTCTTGTCGGTTGGTGTTGCCACGGCGGGCAATACTCTGGGGGCTTGTGCCACCCATGGGATCGGCCTCTATGGCGGTTCTTTTCTCTTGGGCAGGGTACTGCGGGTGAGTGAGTCGGCAAGACTCAGGGCTGAACGGATTTTTGCCCGGTATGGCTCCTGGTCCCTGTTTTTTTCCTGGCTGCCGATCATCGGCGACCCGCTGTGCCTGGTGAGCGGAATACTCAAGGTTCGCTTCGGATTTTTTTTCGCCCTGGTCTTGAGCGGCAAGCTCCTTCGGTATCTCTGTGTCGGCCTGCTCACTCTCCAGGCTGTCAGTTAA
- a CDS encoding YaiI/YqxD family protein, translated as MRIWIDADACPGPVKEILFRAAERMRIESILVANHSLKIPRSPFIKSVQVKAGFNVADARIVDNLEPGDLVITADIPLAAEVVAALATALNPRGTLYTPETIQEHLARRDFMDELRSTGTITGGPSPLSKVHLQAFANQLDRYLTRHGTTA; from the coding sequence ATGCGCATTTGGATTGACGCCGATGCCTGCCCCGGCCCAGTTAAGGAGATCCTGTTCCGGGCCGCGGAACGGATGCGGATAGAGAGCATCCTGGTGGCGAACCATTCCCTGAAGATCCCTCGCTCCCCTTTTATCAAGAGTGTGCAGGTCAAAGCAGGCTTCAATGTTGCAGACGCCCGGATCGTCGACAATCTTGAACCGGGCGATTTGGTGATCACCGCAGATATCCCCCTGGCGGCCGAGGTGGTCGCCGCCTTGGCAACTGCCCTGAATCCTCGGGGCACGCTCTATACCCCCGAGACCATTCAAGAACATCTGGCGCGTCGCGATTTCATGGACGAATTGCGCTCAACAGGCACCATCACCGGTGGGCCGTCACCCTTGAGCAAGGTGCATCTGCAAGCGTTTGCCAATCAGCTGGACAGATACCTGACCCGTCACGGAACTACTGCCTAG
- a CDS encoding glycine zipper domain-containing protein, translating to MQKKQGLQMATVAVIFMLITSGCATTTPSKGTSGAAIGAATGAIAGQAIGHDTKGTLLGAAVGGLLGYIIGNEMDKYDQAQLNQVYETSPSNQRTQWVNPDTNRSYSVTPKPAYTAPSGQVCREAEILATVDGRPEKVVSLACRDNNGRWVIQK from the coding sequence ATGCAGAAAAAACAAGGGCTCCAGATGGCAACAGTGGCGGTTATTTTCATGCTGATCACCTCCGGCTGCGCCACCACCACCCCATCGAAAGGCACGAGCGGCGCGGCGATCGGTGCGGCAACCGGCGCCATCGCCGGCCAGGCCATCGGCCACGACACCAAGGGAACCTTGCTCGGTGCGGCAGTGGGCGGCCTGCTGGGTTATATCATCGGCAACGAGATGGACAAATACGACCAGGCGCAACTCAACCAGGTATACGAGACCTCCCCTTCCAATCAGCGCACCCAATGGGTGAACCCGGACACCAACCGGTCCTACTCCGTGACCCCTAAACCTGCTTACACGGCGCCCTCCGGCCAGGTCTGCCGTGAAGCGGAAATCCTCGCCACCGTTGACGGCCGCCCGGAAAAGGTGGTTTCCCTGGCCTGCCGAGACAATAACGGCAGATGGGTCATCCAGAAATAA
- the thiD gene encoding bifunctional hydroxymethylpyrimidine kinase/phosphomethylpyrimidine kinase codes for MTQEAVLPGQRPSRAILSIAGSDPSGGAGIQADLKTFTAIGVYGGAVITCLTAQNSVGVAACLPIAPEFVKQQIQLVLADLPVSHIKTGMLGTDAIAGAMAEALHNFSGEIICDPVLRASDGHDLFQKSADNTGLLALLNTATVLTPNLPELATLTGRHLETVQEALAAATGLLSQYPKLRAIALTGGHIREQDAEVEDFLILRQETGPEIFSVNHARITTVNTHGTGCTFASAFAAYHLLLGNDQEAFCKTVSFLDTLLRQSANLTLGQGKGPLAHHLFRGKS; via the coding sequence ATGACCCAAGAAGCAGTTCTCCCGGGCCAACGACCTTCCCGGGCGATCCTGAGTATTGCCGGCTCCGACCCCTCCGGCGGGGCGGGCATCCAGGCGGATCTCAAAACCTTCACCGCCATCGGGGTCTATGGGGGAGCGGTGATCACCTGTCTGACCGCGCAAAACAGTGTCGGCGTTGCCGCCTGTCTGCCTATTGCCCCGGAGTTTGTCAAACAACAGATCCAATTGGTTCTAGCGGATCTGCCCGTCAGCCACATCAAGACCGGCATGCTTGGCACCGATGCAATCGCCGGGGCAATGGCCGAGGCCCTGCACAATTTTTCCGGTGAGATTATCTGCGACCCCGTGTTGCGGGCAAGCGACGGTCACGATCTCTTCCAAAAATCGGCAGACAATACCGGCCTGCTGGCCCTGCTCAACACCGCCACGGTTCTCACCCCCAACCTCCCCGAACTGGCGACTCTTACAGGCCGACACCTCGAAACGGTGCAGGAAGCGCTCGCTGCGGCAACCGGTTTGCTGAGCCAATACCCGAAATTACGAGCCATTGCGCTCACCGGAGGGCATATCCGGGAACAGGACGCTGAAGTGGAGGATTTTCTGATCCTCAGACAGGAAACAGGGCCCGAGATTTTCTCGGTCAATCATGCCCGGATCACCACGGTAAACACCCATGGCACCGGCTGCACCTTTGCCTCAGCCTTTGCCGCTTACCATCTGCTCCTCGGCAATGACCAGGAGGCATTCTGCAAAACGGTCTCTTTCCTGGATACCCTTTTGCGGCAGAGTGCGAACCTTACCCTCGGCCAAGGAAAAGGCCCATTGGCCCACCATCTCTTCCGAGGCAAGAGCTGA
- a CDS encoding FKBP-type peptidyl-prolyl cis-trans isomerase, whose protein sequence is MQRVCENDSVTIVYDGLLSTGEKFDSSQDTGPLQFQLGTGSVLPAFEQAVLGMAAQETKSITVAAKDAYGLKNEDLIMTVPRQGFADQAIAPGMIVGMDMEQDGQQHKIPATVLSVEAETMTVDFNHPLAGQDIIYQITLLSIDTEAPASTGCGCATGSSDNKGGCTPNRGCGCA, encoded by the coding sequence ATGCAGCGAGTTTGCGAAAACGATTCCGTCACCATTGTCTACGATGGCCTTCTCTCCACCGGAGAAAAATTTGATTCCTCCCAGGATACCGGCCCCCTGCAGTTCCAGCTCGGAACCGGCAGTGTGCTGCCCGCCTTTGAACAGGCGGTGCTGGGCATGGCTGCCCAGGAAACCAAGAGCATCACCGTTGCGGCCAAGGATGCCTACGGCCTGAAAAATGAAGACCTGATCATGACCGTGCCCCGGCAGGGCTTTGCCGACCAAGCCATCGCCCCGGGGATGATCGTCGGCATGGACATGGAACAGGATGGCCAACAACACAAGATTCCGGCCACGGTACTCTCGGTTGAGGCGGAAACAATGACCGTTGACTTCAATCATCCCCTGGCTGGCCAGGATATCATCTATCAGATCACCCTGCTTTCCATTGACACTGAAGCTCCCGCGAGCACCGGCTGCGGTTGTGCCACGGGCAGTTCGGACAACAAGGGCGGCTGCACCCCGAACCGCGGCTGCGGTTGCGCCTGA
- a CDS encoding RND transporter codes for MLQFLDQLPFSILIVFAIFMLLAPFHPMPHVVEKILMLKNGQLHRPIDIFDLLFHLAPLLLLGLKWWLSQGRP; via the coding sequence ATGCTCCAATTCCTTGACCAACTGCCTTTTTCGATCCTGATCGTTTTTGCGATCTTCATGTTGCTGGCCCCCTTCCACCCCATGCCGCATGTGGTGGAAAAGATTCTCATGCTAAAAAACGGCCAGCTCCATCGGCCAATTGACATCTTTGACCTCTTGTTTCATCTTGCGCCGCTGCTACTCCTTGGCCTCAAGTGGTGGCTGTCCCAGGGTCGACCTTGA
- the hisI gene encoding phosphoribosyl-AMP cyclohydrolase has protein sequence MSVLRFDKGGGLLPAIAQDHLTKEVLMLAYINEESWQKTLETGKAHYWSRSRGKLWLKGESSGHVQLVKEILVDCDADTVVFLVEQLGGAACHKGYRSCFFRKVQGSELEVNDTPVFDPGKVYNK, from the coding sequence ATGAGTGTGCTGCGATTTGACAAAGGAGGCGGCCTGTTACCGGCCATTGCCCAGGATCACCTGACCAAGGAGGTCCTCATGCTTGCCTATATTAACGAAGAGTCCTGGCAAAAGACCCTGGAAACCGGCAAGGCCCATTACTGGAGCCGCTCCCGGGGAAAATTGTGGCTCAAGGGCGAATCCTCCGGGCATGTGCAGTTGGTAAAAGAAATCCTGGTTGACTGTGACGCCGATACCGTGGTCTTTCTGGTGGAACAGTTGGGCGGGGCCGCCTGCCACAAGGGGTACCGGAGCTGTTTTTTTAGGAAGGTGCAGGGGAGCGAGCTAGAGGTAAACGATACGCCGGTGTTTGATCCCGGGAAGGTTTATAACAAATGA
- the hisG gene encoding ATP phosphoribosyltransferase has product MNILKLGIPKGSLEKATIELFEKSGWRIKLSSRNYFPEVDDLELSCSICRPQEMSSYVEKEVLDAGITGKDWTLENESDIVVVADLIYSKVSKRPTRWVLAVPGDSKIQRLEDLEGKKIATELVGYTRKFFAQKGINVEISFSWGATEAKVVSGLADAIVEVTETESTIRAHGLRIIHELMTSNTQFIASKAAWADPWKREKIENIALLLQGALRADKIVGLKMNVPQTHLDQVISILPSMNGPTVSPLYHSEWFSVETVISEHEVRDLIPKLLKNGAEGIIEYSLNKVI; this is encoded by the coding sequence ATGAACATCTTGAAACTGGGTATTCCCAAGGGCAGTCTGGAAAAAGCGACCATCGAACTTTTTGAGAAGTCGGGCTGGCGGATCAAACTCTCCTCGCGCAATTATTTTCCGGAGGTGGATGATCTCGAGTTGTCGTGCTCCATCTGTCGCCCCCAGGAAATGTCCAGCTATGTGGAAAAGGAAGTGTTGGACGCGGGGATTACCGGCAAGGACTGGACCCTCGAGAATGAGTCCGACATCGTGGTGGTGGCCGACCTGATCTATTCCAAGGTCAGCAAGCGCCCGACCCGCTGGGTTCTTGCCGTGCCGGGGGATTCCAAGATTCAGAGACTTGAGGATCTGGAAGGCAAGAAGATCGCCACCGAGCTGGTGGGCTATACCCGGAAATTTTTCGCCCAAAAGGGCATCAACGTCGAGATCTCCTTTTCCTGGGGGGCCACCGAGGCCAAGGTCGTTTCCGGCCTGGCCGACGCCATCGTCGAGGTCACCGAGACGGAAAGCACCATCCGGGCCCATGGCTTACGGATCATCCACGAATTGATGACCTCCAACACCCAGTTCATCGCCTCCAAGGCCGCCTGGGCTGATCCCTGGAAACGGGAGAAGATCGAGAATATCGCCCTGCTGTTGCAGGGGGCGCTGCGGGCCGACAAGATTGTTGGTCTGAAGATGAACGTGCCCCAGACGCATCTCGACCAGGTGATCAGTATCCTGCCCAGCATGAATGGGCCCACGGTATCGCCCCTGTATCACTCCGAATGGTTTTCCGTGGAAACGGTCATCTCCGAGCATGAGGTGCGGGATCTTATCCCGAAGCTTTTAAAGAACGGGGCCGAAGGGATCATCGAATATTCCTTGAACAAGGTTATCTGA
- the yihA gene encoding ribosome biogenesis GTP-binding protein YihA/YsxC: MNYAKIEFVKSAFKMAQLPEEPLPEIAFAGRSNVGKSSLINRLVNRKGLVKVSARPGKTQSLNYFLVDEKLYLVDLPGYGFAKVSKKLQDEWQGLVTEYLSTSPTLRCVVVLIDLRHLLKAQDRELVEWLRMRGRPFIIVYTKRDKLSNNEQAKQAANLDAALGLNKQERVLFSAKTGEGKEALMAAIATFLG, from the coding sequence GTGAATTACGCGAAGATCGAATTTGTGAAAAGCGCCTTCAAAATGGCGCAATTGCCCGAGGAGCCTTTGCCGGAAATCGCCTTTGCCGGACGCTCCAATGTGGGTAAATCGAGTCTGATCAACCGGTTGGTCAATCGCAAGGGGCTGGTCAAGGTCAGCGCCCGCCCAGGCAAGACCCAGAGCCTCAATTATTTTCTGGTGGACGAAAAGCTCTATCTGGTCGATCTGCCGGGCTACGGCTTTGCCAAGGTCTCCAAAAAACTCCAGGACGAGTGGCAGGGGCTGGTGACCGAGTACCTTTCCACCAGCCCAACCCTGCGTTGCGTGGTGGTGCTGATCGACCTCCGACACCTTCTGAAGGCCCAGGACCGGGAATTGGTCGAGTGGCTCAGGATGAGGGGCCGCCCTTTTATCATCGTCTATACCAAGCGGGACAAGCTTTCCAATAACGAGCAGGCCAAGCAGGCCGCGAACCTCGATGCCGCCCTCGGACTGAACAAGCAGGAGCGGGTGTTGTTTTCTGCGAAAACTGGGGAAGGAAAGGAAGCATTGATGGCGGCAATCGCCACTTTTCTCGGGTAG